The Drosophila mauritiana strain mau12 chromosome 2R, ASM438214v1, whole genome shotgun sequence genome has a segment encoding these proteins:
- the LOC117138410 gene encoding protein lethal(2)essential for life gives MSVVPLMFRDWWDELDFPMRTSRLLDQHFGQGLKRDDLMSSVWNSRPTVLRSGYLRPWHTNSLQKQESGSTLNIDSEKFEVILDVQQFLPSEITVKVADKFVIVEGKHEEKQDEHGYVSRQFSRRYQLPSDVNPDTVTSSLSSDGLLTIKAPMKALPPPQTERLVQITQTGPSSKEDNAKKVETSTA, from the exons ATGTCCGTAGTGCCACTGATGTTCCGTGACTGGTGGGATGAGCTCGACTTTCCAATGCGCACCTCGCGCCTCTTGGACCAGCACTTCGGTCAGGGACTGAAGAGGGATGACCTCATGTCCTCCGTGTGGAACTCCCGCCCCACAGTGCTGCGATCGGGATACCTGCGCCCCTGGCACACGAACAGCCTGCAGAAGCAGGAGTCCGGATCCACCCTCAACATCGACAGCGAGAAGTTCGAGGTCATCCTGGACGTGCAGCAGTTCTTGCCATCCGAGATCACCGTCAAGGTGGCCGACAAGTTCGTCATCGTGGAGGGAAAGCACGAGGAGAAGCAGGACGAGCACGGATATGTCTCCCGCCAGTTCTCCAGACGCTACCAGCTGCCAA GTGATGTCAATCCCGACACGGTCACATCCTCCCTCTCCTCCGACGGCCTGCTGACCATCAAGGCGCCCATGAAGGCGCTGCCTCCTCCGCAGACTGAACGCCTAGTGCAGATCACACAGACTGGTCCCTCCTCCAAGGAGGACAACGCCAAGAAGGTGGAGACCTCCACCGCCTAG